In Lentilactobacillus sp. SPB1-3, the sequence GACCTTAATGATTGGATAACTTCATTCAAGCAACAACAAATCCCTGTATTTGGTACCGAATTAAATGAAGACGCTAAGTCTTATAAAGAAGTTGGGCAACCTGAAAACTTCGCTTTAGTTATGGGTAACGAAGGCAATGGGATGAGCGAAGACACTCTTGAACAAACTGATCAGAATCTTTATATTCCAATGCGTGGCAATGCTGAGTCATTAAATGTTGCGGTTGCTGCTGGAATTGTAATGTTTCAACTTATAAAAAGTTAGTCATTTTAATTGATTATTTGGTATAATGCTAGTATTCTCTGAATAGAAACTAAGAAAAGGGGTATTGCATGCAAAGAGATGAGTGGAAGAATGACGAGTTATATGTTTCCATTGTTAAGGATTTATTAGATACCGATTTGGTCCAGAGTTTGGCTAATTACACTCAACATCATAATTCTACCCGCTTAGAGCATTCTTTATCTGTTTCTTACGATAGCTATAAGATTGCTAAACGGGCGGACTTAGATTATCGTTCTGTTGCCAGAGCTGGATTGCTTCATGATCTGTTTTTCTACGATTGGCGGACTACTAAGTTTGACCTTGGGTCTCATGCATACATTCATCCTCGAGTTGCATTGAGAAATGCCGAAAAAATTACTGATTTAAATGATATGGAAAAAGACATTATTCTAAAACATATGTGGGGAGTTACACTTGCGAGACCCAAATATCGTGAGAGTGTCATTGTTTCTTTAGTCGATGACTATGAAGCAGTTAATGAATTCATTCAACCATTTAAAAAACGAATTACCGCAAGACTAAAAGTATAGAAAGGAGCATCCGATATGAGAACTAGTTTTTCTGTAAAAGAACCAATCAATTATTATCTTTGTCCCCGATTTGAAAAAACTTTTTCATTCTTAGGCAAAAAATGGAACGGTCTAATTATCGACGTTTTGTTGCAAGAAGGTAAACTTCGATTCCGCGAAATCGCCAGACAAATTCCTAAGTGCTCCGATAGAGTACTTGTAGAACGTTTACGAGAATTGGAAAATGATGGTGTGATCGTTAGAAATGATTATGCTGATTCTTCATTGATCGAATATTGCTTGACTGATCAAGGACGTGAATTAGCTCCAATTATGACTCAATTGCATGATTGGTCTGAAAAATGGTATCCAGTTGACGAAGGTTAACTTGACCATTTTTTTGTTTTAGCTTATTATTTTAGAGTAAATGCGTTGTAAAAAGAAGTAGTAGGTTAATCTAATTGGCCAGAGACTTTTGGGATAGTGGGACCAAAGGAATTAGATTAATTGAATTCATCTTTTGAGCTGAAATTGGGAGTTTTAATAAACGAAAAATTTTCCGGTTATCGCCGTTATCGATTTGAGTGTTCATCTGACCCAATGCTTGGGTAGATGTAAACTAGGGTGGTACCGCGAGAAACCTCGTCCCTTTTATGGGATGGGGCTTTTTTTGTGCCTAAAATATTGGAGGGATTCTATGTCTTTAAGAGAAGACTTAACTAACATTAGAACCAAGAACTTAGAGATTATCCAGCAAACAGATAATCTGAAAGAATTAAATGATATTCGTGTCAACTTGCTTGGTAAAAAAGGCCCAATTACCACAGCTTTAAGATCTATCAAGGATTTGCCAGTTGAACAACGTCCCGAGGTTGGTAGTTATGCCAATGAGATCAGGGATGACCTAACAACTGCTATCGCGGCTCAAAAAGAGAATTTGGAGACCGCTCAAATGAATGCGCGTCTTGCTAATGAATCGATCGATGTTACCTTACCAGGTACTGATTTACCTCAAGGCCAACCGCATGTTATCCAACAAATTATCGATCAAATCGAGGATCTGTTTTTAGGAATGGGATACGAAGTTTTAACTGGTCCAGAAGTTGAAGAAGAAAAATATAATTTCGAAATGATGAACCTTCCTAAGGATCATCCTGCACGTGATATGCAAGATACGTTCTATTTGACGAACGACATTCTTATGAGAACTCAAACTTCACCAATGCAAGCTAGAACTCTAGAAAAGCATGACTTTAGTCAAGGACCATTAAAAATGATTTCACCAGGTATCGTTTATCGTCGTGATACTGATGATCCTACTCACTCTCACCAATTCCACCAAGTTGAAGGATTAGTCATTGATGAACATATTACAATGGCTGATTTGAAGGGTACTTTAATCACCATGACTCATGAAATTTTTGGTGACAAATTTGATATTCGACTCAGACCAAGTTACTTCCCATTTACTGAACCTTCAGTTGAAGTGGATGTTACTTGTTTTAACTGTATGGGTAAAGGCTGTGATGTCTGCAAACATACAGGTTGGATCGAAGTTCTTGGTGCTGGAATGGTTCATCCAAATGTCTTAAAAATGGCTGGTGTTGACCCTGATGTTTACGGTGGTTTCGCCTTTGGTCTTGGACCAGATAGATTCGCAATGCTTCAATATGGGGTAACTGATATTCGTGATTTCTATTTAAACGATGTTAGATTCCTAAATCAATTCGACAAGAGGAGTAATTAAATTGAAACTTTCATACAAATGGGTAAAAGAATATTTAGATTTAAACATTCCAGCCAAAGAGCTTGCCGAAAAAATTGAAAGAACTGCTGTGGAAGTAGATTCAGTTAGCCGGTTAGATGATGGCTTGAAAAAAATCGTCACTGGAAAAGTATTAAGTATGGAGAATCACCCAGATTCTGACCACTTGCATATTTGCCAGGTTGATGTTGGTGAGGAAGAACCATTACAAATCGTCTGTGGAGCACCGAATGTTGCTGCCGGACAAACTGTTATCGTGGCTCTTCCTGGTTCAAGAATCGGTGGCAACGTCAAAATTAAGAAATCAAAGATGCGTGGTGTTCAATCGAACGGAATGATCTGTGCGCTTGACGAAATTGGTTTTTCAAGAGATGTTGTTCCTAAGGAATGGGAAGACGGAATTTACGTATTTGATGATTCGGTTCCAGTTGGCGAAGATGTCTACAGTTATTTAGGCATGGATGACGACGTCATCGACTTAGACGTGACTCCTAATCGTGGTGACATGTTAAGCGTTTTGGGAACAGTTCATGAATTAGCTGCTATTTATAATCAAAATCCAGAAATCAAAGAACCTGAAATTACTGAAAATGCTGATGTTAAGGCCAATGATGAAGTAACTGCAGAAGCTGATCCTGAACTCGCACCAACTTATAAGTTGAGATTAGTTAAGGGTGTTAAAATCGCTCCAAGTCCAACTTGGTTACAGATTAGATTATGGACTGCTGGTATTCGACCAATTAACAACGTAGTCGATGTGACCAATTACATCCTAGTTAAATATGGTCAACCATTGCATGCTTTTGATAGTAACCAAATTGACGGTGGTATTCATGTACGAGCTGCCAAAGATGGTGAATTATTCACTACTTTGGATGGCGAAGAAAGAGAACTAGTATCTACTGATACTTTGATCGCTGACGATTCTAAACCAGTTGCTTTGGCCGGAATCATGGGCGGATTGAACTCTGAAATTACTGATAAGACAACTGATGTCTTAATTGAATCAGCTATCTTTAATCCAAGTCGGATTAGAAAAACAGCTCGCAGATTGGTATTACATTCTGAAGCTTCACAACGTTTTGAACGAGGAATCAACTATGATACAGTAGAAACTGCTTTGAATGAAGCAGCTCAGATGATTGCTGAATTAGCAAATGGACAAGTTGCCCAAGGAATAATTTCAGCAACTGATACTCCACGAGAATTGCCAACCATTCATGTTTCAGAACAAAGTGTTAACAAGGTATTAGGTACTGATTTAAGCACTGAAACTATTAAAGATATTTTTGATCGTCTTGGATTTACTACTGTCAATATTAATGACGGCTTAGATGTAACCATCCCCGCACGTCGTTGGGATATTGAAATTCCTGCTGACTTGAATGAAGAAGTTGCTAGAATTTACGGTTACGACAATTTGCCAGTTTCATTACCAACCGGTCGAATGGGTGTCGGAGCCTTAACTGCTAATCAAAAAAATGAACGCGCAATTCGCCAAGTCCTTGAAGGATTAGGATTAACACAAGCTATTTCATATTCGTTAACAACGGATGAAAAAGCCAAAATGTTCTTAACTAGGGAATCTGTGGAGACTAAACTTAGTTTCCCAATGACTAAAGATCATTCAGTTCTAAGAATGAATTTATTATCTGGGTTACTCGATGATGTTGCTTATAATCAAGCTCGTCGAGTATCAGACATTGCTTTGTATGAATATGGCCGTGTGTTCTTCAAGGATAATGCAGAACAAGTTCGTCCAACTGAGGTCAGTCACGTTGCTGGAGTTGTCACTGGCAACTTTGTTAACAAGAGCTGGAGTCATGGTGCAGTCAAGGCTGATTTCTTCCTTGTAAAGGGAATGGTTGAACAAGTTATTCGTAACTTTGCTACTAATGGTGAAGTTGAATTTGTTGCTGATGATAGCATCAAAGAAATGCATCCCGGTCGAACAGCCAAAGTTTTAGTTCATGGCAAAGAGGTTGGTTTTGTCGGTCAGATTCATCCTGCAATTGAAAAACAATTTAAGATCAAGGATACTTACGCATTTGAATTAGATTTTGCTCTTCTTGACTCAATGCCAAAGAATGCTGATCAATTTACTCCAATTTCTAAGTTCCCAAGTGTTCAAAGAGATATTGCCTTACTAGTTGACGAAAACGTTTCAAATGACGATGTTGTCAACATCATTGCTAAACGTGGTGGTGCATACTTAGTTAAGACCGAGCTTTTCGATCTTTATACAGGTGAAAATGTTGTCGATGGCAAGAAGTCACTTGCTTATTCACTGACATTTGCTAACCAACACGACACATTGAAAGATGATGAAGTCAATGCGATAATGGAAAAAATTAAAAAACACTTAACAGATGAGTTAAATGCAGAAATTAGGTAGTTTCATCTCTATAATGAACTTTAAGAAATAATAGGAGGAGCTGCTGATGAATAACGAGCCAACCACCCCGACACCAAAACCAAATAAGGGGTTAGGTAAAAAAATAATTATTACTGTGGTTACTATCTTAGTGATCTTACTTGCAACGCTTGGTCTGCTAGGATATAACTACTTTCAAAAATCTCTAAAGCCACTTGATCCAAATAATGAAAAGGTCAGTCAAGTTCATATTCCTCTTGGGGTGTCTAATAAACAAATTGGTTCGATCTTACAAAACCAAAAAATCGTTCGAAGTGGAATGGTATTTGATTATTATGTAAAATCTAATAACTTAACTAACTTTCGGGCTGGTTACTATCAATTAAAGCCTTCAATGAGTCTTAAAACGATTGCTAAAGAACTGCAAAAAGGTGGAAGTGCTGAACCTATTCAAAGTTCTCAAAGTAAGATTTTAGTCATGGAAGGGGCCAACATTAAGGACGTTTCTTATCGAATTGGCTCAACAACTGACTTTTCAAGTAAGGATTTCCTTAATTTGATGAAAGATAAGAAGTTTATCAATTCACTTTACGCGAAATACCCTCAATTACTTGGTTCAGCCATGAAGGCAAAGGATGTCAGATATCGTCTTGAAGGTTATCTATATCCAGCCACTTACCCAGTGAAGAAGAAGATG encodes:
- a CDS encoding HD domain-containing protein — encoded protein: MQRDEWKNDELYVSIVKDLLDTDLVQSLANYTQHHNSTRLEHSLSVSYDSYKIAKRADLDYRSVARAGLLHDLFFYDWRTTKFDLGSHAYIHPRVALRNAEKITDLNDMEKDIILKHMWGVTLARPKYRESVIVSLVDDYEAVNEFIQPFKKRITARLKV
- a CDS encoding winged helix-turn-helix transcriptional regulator, with the translated sequence MRTSFSVKEPINYYLCPRFEKTFSFLGKKWNGLIIDVLLQEGKLRFREIARQIPKCSDRVLVERLRELENDGVIVRNDYADSSLIEYCLTDQGRELAPIMTQLHDWSEKWYPVDEG
- the pheS gene encoding phenylalanine--tRNA ligase subunit alpha — translated: MSLREDLTNIRTKNLEIIQQTDNLKELNDIRVNLLGKKGPITTALRSIKDLPVEQRPEVGSYANEIRDDLTTAIAAQKENLETAQMNARLANESIDVTLPGTDLPQGQPHVIQQIIDQIEDLFLGMGYEVLTGPEVEEEKYNFEMMNLPKDHPARDMQDTFYLTNDILMRTQTSPMQARTLEKHDFSQGPLKMISPGIVYRRDTDDPTHSHQFHQVEGLVIDEHITMADLKGTLITMTHEIFGDKFDIRLRPSYFPFTEPSVEVDVTCFNCMGKGCDVCKHTGWIEVLGAGMVHPNVLKMAGVDPDVYGGFAFGLGPDRFAMLQYGVTDIRDFYLNDVRFLNQFDKRSN
- the pheT gene encoding phenylalanine--tRNA ligase subunit beta, with the translated sequence MKLSYKWVKEYLDLNIPAKELAEKIERTAVEVDSVSRLDDGLKKIVTGKVLSMENHPDSDHLHICQVDVGEEEPLQIVCGAPNVAAGQTVIVALPGSRIGGNVKIKKSKMRGVQSNGMICALDEIGFSRDVVPKEWEDGIYVFDDSVPVGEDVYSYLGMDDDVIDLDVTPNRGDMLSVLGTVHELAAIYNQNPEIKEPEITENADVKANDEVTAEADPELAPTYKLRLVKGVKIAPSPTWLQIRLWTAGIRPINNVVDVTNYILVKYGQPLHAFDSNQIDGGIHVRAAKDGELFTTLDGEERELVSTDTLIADDSKPVALAGIMGGLNSEITDKTTDVLIESAIFNPSRIRKTARRLVLHSEASQRFERGINYDTVETALNEAAQMIAELANGQVAQGIISATDTPRELPTIHVSEQSVNKVLGTDLSTETIKDIFDRLGFTTVNINDGLDVTIPARRWDIEIPADLNEEVARIYGYDNLPVSLPTGRMGVGALTANQKNERAIRQVLEGLGLTQAISYSLTTDEKAKMFLTRESVETKLSFPMTKDHSVLRMNLLSGLLDDVAYNQARRVSDIALYEYGRVFFKDNAEQVRPTEVSHVAGVVTGNFVNKSWSHGAVKADFFLVKGMVEQVIRNFATNGEVEFVADDSIKEMHPGRTAKVLVHGKEVGFVGQIHPAIEKQFKIKDTYAFELDFALLDSMPKNADQFTPISKFPSVQRDIALLVDENVSNDDVVNIIAKRGGAYLVKTELFDLYTGENVVDGKKSLAYSLTFANQHDTLKDDEVNAIMEKIKKHLTDELNAEIR
- the mltG gene encoding endolytic transglycosylase MltG produces the protein MNNEPTTPTPKPNKGLGKKIIITVVTILVILLATLGLLGYNYFQKSLKPLDPNNEKVSQVHIPLGVSNKQIGSILQNQKIVRSGMVFDYYVKSNNLTNFRAGYYQLKPSMSLKTIAKELQKGGSAEPIQSSQSKILVMEGANIKDVSYRIGSTTDFSSKDFLNLMKDKKFINSLYAKYPQLLGSAMKAKDVRYRLEGYLYPATYPVKKKMSLEDLVTQMVAKTNQVLTPYYSSIKKEKLTVQQFLTLASLAEKEGVSQSDRRKIAGVFMNRIKINMPIQSDISVLYSLGVRDKELTTKDLQNDSPYNLYVNTGYGPGPFDSPSLSSIQAVLKPLDRSKNYLYFVADTKTGKVYYSKTYAEHQAKSAKYLHNN